A single genomic interval of Macadamia integrifolia cultivar HAES 741 chromosome 6, SCU_Mint_v3, whole genome shotgun sequence harbors:
- the LOC122081411 gene encoding L10-interacting MYB domain-containing protein-like, translating into MAELEAENISPIQITSPDRGKAKWTPPRDDYLVELMIDQLPFGWKKKENGFTKQSWHSMTIRFNRKFGLQFEKSQLRNRYTNLRRIYFIIKSLISQNGFGWDEAQQIIIATDEVWDRYISDHPDVESYRFKSFPLFKKLALIFEGAKGKEVSKEGNDNTALSLFPCISTSPNTPGPDAAQEQSKSSSDMMSPQRDTQPKKRKFVKDTTSRHKKSRNAELMIAQAISGMALNSKLNAEQVINSRHYSYDKCLEELQELEGLDDSVFVKAVKFLRDEKNAIAFMTLKGPRRLFWLKTECQAEVP; encoded by the exons CCGAGGTAAAGCCAAATGGACACCACCGCGAGATGATTATCTTGTTGAACTGATGATTGATCAACTACCATTTGggtggaaaaagaaagaaaatggattCACAAAACAATCATGGCATTCCATGACAATTCGTTTCAATAGGAAATTTGGTCTACAATTTGAAAAATCACAACTGAGAAATCGCTACACCAACTTACGAAGGATTTACTTCATTATCAAATCACTTATTAGTCAGAATGGTTTTGGTTGGGATGAAGCTCAACAGATTATTATCGCTACAGATGAAGTTTGGGATCGTTATATCTCG GATCATCCTGATGTGGAGTCATACAGGTTTAAGAGCTTCCCATTGTTCAAGAAGTTGGCCTTAATTTTTGAAG GtgcaaaaggaaaagaggtaTCAAAAGAGGGCAATGACAACACTGCATTATCACTTTTTCCGTGTATTTCTACTTCGCCGAATACACCAGGACCTGATGCAGCACAGGAACAATCCAAGTCAAGTTCAGATATGATGTCCCCTCAAAGAGATACGCAACCAAAGAAGCGTAAGTTTGTCAAGGACACAACATCACGACATAAAAAATCACGAAATGCTGAATTGATGATTGCACAGGCTATTTCAGGAATGGCATTGAACTCGAAACTTAATGCAGAGCAAGTAATCAACTCTAGGCATTATTCATATGATAAGTGCTTGGAAGAACTACAAGAATTAGAAGGTTTGGATGATTCAGTGTTTGTAAAAGCGGTTAAATTTTTGAGAGATGAAAAAAATGCAATTGCTTTTATGACACTGAAAGGCCCTCGACGATTGTTCTGGTTGAAGACAGAATGTCAGGCAGAGGTGCCTTAG
- the LOC122081544 gene encoding pentatricopeptide repeat-containing protein At2g13600-like, which produces MGSPNALLNLYCERGNWRELTALYQQIRKQRFQPNSFTFSALLKPFSCAHPPPHQHGQSIHADANKRGFIGSDHYVTNALITVYCGHGSLQSARKLFDEIPVRSTVCWNTVISGFFHAGYCDGARKLYEEMQRLQQPPNDITWSAMVAGYSQNDQPENALRVFKQMRGEYDEMGSSFSPNSHIFATVFSSCGKVRDLGFGELVHGYVVKISTYIEDDVFVGSTLVDMYGKCGCLEQARLVFDSMVKRCVVTWSVLVATYVHNGCPVHAVEAFREMVCEGAEPNYVTLTTLVTACANTSSLILGKELHGFIIRKREMDLDVFISTSLIDMYGKCSYMVYARQIFEMSKPYLRCSGTAMWNATISGYVENNFLDDAWAVFRSMNQSGGTKPNSITMAIVLPLCARSAKLLYGKEIHCYTLKNGLDEETLVGNGLLDMYSRSGRLLLAENQFKKMNKKNRITCTSMIDGYGMHGDGKGAMRVFEDMVREQGVSPDHITFVALISACSHAGLVEEGLRYFKAMHRDYGIVPMEENYGSVVDLLARSGQLEEAINLIRKMPMKAGGSVWGALLGACRIHGYTEEAEHAAESLLKLVPNEGGFQKLLSSIYADMGKLDSVAEVRRGMRETSVLERKGFSWLETKEGIYGFSVGQ; this is translated from the coding sequence ATGGGTTCTCCAAACGCGCTTCTGAACCTCTATTGTGAGAGAGGAAATTGGCGGGAACTAACGGCTTTATATCAACAAATACGAAAACAACGCTTCCAGCCCAACTCCTTCACCTTCTCCGCTCTTCTCAAACCCTTCTCCTGTGCCCACCCTCCTCCTCATCAGCACGGCCAATCCATTCACGCCGATGCTAATAAGCGTGGGTTCATTGGCTCCGATCACTATGTGACCAATGCCCTTATAACCGTGTATTGTGGACATGGGTCGCTGCAGAGTGCACGCAAGCTGTTCGATGAAATCCCTGTTCGAAGCACCGTTTGTTGGAACACTGTGATATCAGGGTTCTTCCATGCTGGATACTGTGATGGAGCCCGCAAACTCTACGAAGAGATGCAACGGTTGCAGCAGCCTCCCAATGACATCACCTGGTCGGCCATGGTGGCAGGCTACAGTCAGAATGACCAACCTGAGAATGCATTGCGTGTTTTCAAGCAAATGAGAGGAGAATATGATGAAATGGGTTCTTCTTTTTCGCCTAATTCTCACATCTTTGCTACTGTTTTCTCTTCTTGTGGAAAAGTGAGAGACCTTGGTTTTGGAGAGCTAGTCCATGGTTATGTTGTGAAGATAAGCACATATATTGAGGatgatgtttttgttggaaGCACTCTTGTCGATATGTATGGTAAATGTGGTTGTCTGGAACAAGCTAGGCTTGTCTTTGATTCTATGGTGAAGAGATGTGTGGTAACCTGGTCTGTGCTTGTAGCAACTTATGTACATAATGGTTGCCCTGTTCATGCTGTTGAGGCTTTTAGGGAGATGGTTTGTGAGGGTGCGGAACCCAATTATGTTACTCTGACCACACTTGTCACAGCGTGTGCCAACACTTCAAGCTTGATTTTAGGGAAGGAACTTCATGGTTTTATTATTCGGAAAAGAGAGATGGACCTAGatgtttttatttcaacatcctTGATAGACATGTATGGTAAGTGCAGTTATATGGTATATGCTCGTCAGATATTTGAGATGAGCAAGCCTTATCTGAGATGCAGTGGAACGGCAATGTGGAATGCAACTATTTCTGGTTATGTGGAGaacaattttcttgatgatgcATGGGCTGTGTTCCGATCTATGAATCAAAGTGGTGGCACCAAGCCCAACTCTATCACTATGGCCATTGTTCTTCCGTTGTGTGCTAGATCTGCTAAGCTCTTGTATGGAAAAGAAATCCACTGTTATACTCTTAAAAATGGTTTAGATGAAGAAACACTTGTAGGGAATGGTCTGTTGGACATGTATTCTAGGTCTGGGAGGCTCCTATTGGCAGagaatcaatttaaaaaaatgaataaaaagaatCGAATCACATGCACTTCAATGATTGATGGCTACGGAATGCACGGAGATGGGAAAGGTGCAATGAGGGTTTTTGAGGATATGGTAAGAGAACAGGGTGTAAGTCCAGATCATATCACATTCGTGGCACTGATCTCTGCATGTAGCCATGCAGGTCTAGTAGAGGAGGGGCTCAGATACTTCAAAGCAATGCATAGGGACTATGGAATTGTTCCAATGGAGGAGAATTACGGTTCTGTTGTTGATCTGCTTGCACGTTCTGGGCAGTTAGAAGAAGCTATAAATTTGATAAGAAAGATGCCAATGAAGGCAGGTGGTAGCGTTTGGGGAGCATTACTTGGTGCATGTAGGATACATGGGTATACTGAAGAGGCTGAGCATGCAGCGGAAAGTCTACTCAAACTGGTGCCTAATGAGGGAGGCTTTCAGAAGTTGTTGTCAAGTATATATGCAGATATGGGCAAGCTGGACAGCGTTGCAGAGGTAAGGAGAGGAATGAGAGAAACGAGTGTGCTTGAAAGGAAGGGGTTTAGTTGGTTGGAGACCAAAGAAGGGATATATGGATTTTCTGTGGGGCAATAA